The Bacteroidales bacterium region TTGGAATTCATACCGGCGAAAGCATTGTGGTGGCTCCTTCCCAGACCCTTACCAACAGCGAATACCATAAACTGCGTCAGCTTTCCATTAAAATAATACGCCATATCGGAATTATCGGCGAATGCAATGTACAGTATGCCCTCGATCCGGAAAGCGAAGATTACAGAGTGATTGAAGTAAATGCCCGTTTGTCGCGTTCCAGTGCCCTTGCTTCCAAGGCAACAGGTTATCCGCTGGCCTTTGTGGCAGCAAAACTTGCACTTGGTTATGGTTTGCATGAACTGAAAAACTCAATTACTAAAACTACTACGGCCTTTTTTGAACCGGCCCTCGACTACATTGTGTGTAAAATACCCCGATGGGACCTGAACAAATTCATCGGCGTTTCCAAAACCATCAACAGCAGCATGAAAAGCGTAGGCGAGGTGATGGCCATCGGAAAAACCTTCGAAGAAGCTATTCAGAAAGGCCTCCGCATGATCGGGCAGGGCATGCACGGCTTCGTTGGCAACCGCGATCTTGAATTTGATAACATTGACAGAGAATTGTCAGAACCAACCGACATGCGGATTTTTGTCATTGCCAGTGCCTTTGAAAAAGGATATTCCATCGACCGCATTCATGATCTGACAAAAATTGACAAATGGTTCCTCATTAAACTGCAACGCATTTACCATCTTAAACAGGAACTCGAAAAATACTCTTCCCTCGAAGAACTGCCGCATGATCTGTTGCTGGACGCAAAAAAAGCAGGGTTCAGCGATTTTCAGATTGCCCGTTCCGTGCTTCATTCAGCTAAAAGCGACATGCAGCAAAATCTTCTTAAAGTGAGGGAATTCCGGAAAAAAGCAGGAATCGTTCCGTATGTAAAACAAATCGATACCCTTGCCGCTGAATATCCGGCCCGGACTAATTATCTCTACCTCACCTACAGCGGCGAAGAACATGATATTCCTTTCGAAAAGGACGGCAAGTCCATCATTGTTCTGGGCTCTGGAGCATACCGTATCGGCAGTTCCGTCGAATTCGACTGGTGCAGTGTCAGCGCGCTTCAAACGGTCAACCAGCAAGGATTCCGGTCGGTGATGATCAACTACAATCCGGAAACCGTCAGTACCGATTATGATCTCTGCGACCGACTCTACTTCGATGAACTGTCGTTCGAGCGGGTAATGGATATTATTGAACTGGAATCCCCGAAAGGTGTAATCCTCTCCATGGGAGGGCAGATTCCCAATAACCTTGCCATGCGTCTGTATGAGCAGAATGTACCGGTTCTCGGTTCTTCTCCCGTCTCTATTGACCAGGCTGAAAACCGGCATAAATTTTCCAGCCTCCTCGATACCTTGAAAATTGATCAGCCCCGCTGGAAGGAACTTACCAGCATGACCGATATCTATCAGTTTGTTGACGACATCGGATTTCCTGTCCTGATCCGTCCTTCCTACGTTCTCTCCGGAGCCGCAATGAACGTGGTTTCCAATAAGGAAGAACTCGAATATTTCCTCAAACTTGCTGCCAACGTATCCAAACAATATCCGGTAGTCGTTTCCGAATTTATCCAGCAGGCAAAGGAAATTGAAATTGATGCTGTGGCCCGGCACGGAGAGCTGATCACCTACGCCATCTCAGAACATGTTGAATTCGCCGGTGTCCATTCAGGAGATGCCACGATGGTTTTCCCGGCACAAAAAGTCTACTTCGAAACCATTCGGCGCATCAAACGCATTACGCGCGAAATCGCCAAAGCCCTTGATATTACCGGACCGTTCAATATTCAGTTCCTGGCAAAGGACAATGACATCAAAGTAATCGAATGCAACCTCCGTGCTTCCCGCAGTTTTCCCTTTGTATCCAAAGTGCTGAAGGTGAACTTCATAGACATTGCCACAAAAATTCTGCTGGGACTTCCCGTTGAAAAACCCCATAAATCAGCATTCGATATAGACTATATCGGTGTCAAGGCTCCCCAGTTTTCTTTCTCCCGTCTTCAGAAAGCCGATCCCGTGCTCGGCGTTGACATGGCTTCTACCGGCGAAGTGGGATGCCTCGGAGATACATTCTATGAAGCCATTCTCACCGCCATGCTTTCTGTGGGATACACCATTCCTAAGAAAAATATCCTTCTGTCGACCGGAGAAATGCGTTCTAAGGTTGAACTGCTCAACAGCTGCCGGATGCTTTACGAAAAAGGCTATAACCTCTTTGCCACGAAAGGTACACAACAGTTTCTGGAACTGAATGGCATTCCGGCAACAGCCCTGCACTGGCCCGATGAAGACAAAAAGCCCAACGTTCTTGATTATCTCCGCAGCCGGACCATCGACCTGGTAATCAACATTCCCAAAGACCTCTCCAAGACCGAACTCAGCAATGATTACATGATCCGCAGAAGTGCCGTCGATTTCAACATCCCTCTCATCACCAACGCCCGCCTGGCCAGTGCCTTTATTATCGCCTTCTGTAAACTGAAAATGGAAGACATCGCTATCAGAAGCTGGGATGAATATTAATGCACCACCATGAAGCATCGCAGTATTCTTCCTTTTGTTTCGACCCTTTTTCTTGTCCTTTTCCTTGCCTGTTCCCCGGCATTACGCTATCAGAAAGCACCGGAAGTACTTTCATGGGAAAAGGAAATCCGTGCACTTGAACATCTTGATTCCATTGAAACCGATCCTGAAAATGCCATTCTTTTCACAGGCAGTTCCAGCATCCGCCTCTGGAATACTATTCAGGAAGACATGGCCCCATGGAAGGTAATAAGAAGAGGATACGGAGGAGCAAAATTGAGCGATTTTGCGGTCTATGCTCCCCGGATTATCTCTTCGCATAACCCTTCGGCAATCGTAATCTTTATCGCCAACGATATTACAGGCTCCCCTTCTGACAAATCCCCCCGCGAAATTGAGGCTTTGGTGCGCTCAATTCACCGGACCATCAGGGCAAGATTCCCCTCTTTACCTGTATTCTGGATTGAAATAACTCCAACTCCTTCCCGATGGAATGCCTGGCCACGGATTCAGAAAGCCAATCAGCAAATACAATCGTTTTGTCAGCATCATAAAAACACCTGGTTCATTGAAACATCAAAGGCATTTCTTACTTCGGAAAATCAGCCAAGACCCGAATTGTTTACTGACGACCAGCTCCACCTCAACCATGAAGGCTACCTGCTCTGGTCATCCATTATCAAGACCAGCCTCCGGAAAGTGCTCACCCCCTGAAGTTTTTCCCTGACCTCTCTGCAGTTGATGATATATGCATTCCGGCTCCATTTTCCGAAAGGAGAAATTTGTTCACTTTCATCAGATTTTTTACCTTTTCCTGTTTAGTGAATATTTTTTTATAAATTTAACCACTTATTCAATCCTATTTGTATGATTCACCTACGCCTGCTTCTCGGATTGATTCCCAATACCGAAAAACTGGAGTCCAGGGAAAACGCTCTTTGGGCTGAGTTCAGGGAGTTTACTTCGTACGCCGGTT contains the following coding sequences:
- the carB gene encoding carbamoyl-phosphate synthase (glutamine-hydrolyzing) large subunit, with translation MQKVPVSKVLVLGSGALKIGEAGEFDYSGSQALKAMREENIYTILINPNIATVQTTEGIADKIYFLPVTPYFVEKVIEKERPDGILLAFGGQTALNCGVALYQNKILEKYNVKVLGTPVQAIIDTEDREKFVERLNEIEVKTPRSVAVTNIDDALAAAKMLGFPVIVRAAYALGGQGSGFCSDEEELLRTVTRAFSYSPQVLVEESLKGWKEIEYEVVRDQFDNCITVCNMENFDPLGIHTGESIVVAPSQTLTNSEYHKLRQLSIKIIRHIGIIGECNVQYALDPESEDYRVIEVNARLSRSSALASKATGYPLAFVAAKLALGYGLHELKNSITKTTTAFFEPALDYIVCKIPRWDLNKFIGVSKTINSSMKSVGEVMAIGKTFEEAIQKGLRMIGQGMHGFVGNRDLEFDNIDRELSEPTDMRIFVIASAFEKGYSIDRIHDLTKIDKWFLIKLQRIYHLKQELEKYSSLEELPHDLLLDAKKAGFSDFQIARSVLHSAKSDMQQNLLKVREFRKKAGIVPYVKQIDTLAAEYPARTNYLYLTYSGEEHDIPFEKDGKSIIVLGSGAYRIGSSVEFDWCSVSALQTVNQQGFRSVMINYNPETVSTDYDLCDRLYFDELSFERVMDIIELESPKGVILSMGGQIPNNLAMRLYEQNVPVLGSSPVSIDQAENRHKFSSLLDTLKIDQPRWKELTSMTDIYQFVDDIGFPVLIRPSYVLSGAAMNVVSNKEELEYFLKLAANVSKQYPVVVSEFIQQAKEIEIDAVARHGELITYAISEHVEFAGVHSGDATMVFPAQKVYFETIRRIKRITREIAKALDITGPFNIQFLAKDNDIKVIECNLRASRSFPFVSKVLKVNFIDIATKILLGLPVEKPHKSAFDIDYIGVKAPQFSFSRLQKADPVLGVDMASTGEVGCLGDTFYEAILTAMLSVGYTIPKKNILLSTGEMRSKVELLNSCRMLYEKGYNLFATKGTQQFLELNGIPATALHWPDEDKKPNVLDYLRSRTIDLVINIPKDLSKTELSNDYMIRRSAVDFNIPLITNARLASAFIIAFCKLKMEDIAIRSWDEY